The Coffea arabica cultivar ET-39 chromosome 1e, Coffea Arabica ET-39 HiFi, whole genome shotgun sequence genome has a window encoding:
- the LOC113708085 gene encoding beta-galactosidase 8-like, protein MRGTMVLFLFMIVFLSAVTTSFAATVTYDHRALVIDGKRKVLISGAIHYPRSTPQMWPDLIQKSKDGGLDAIETYVFWNLHEPVRGQYDFEGRKDLVSFIKLVKQAGLYVVLRIGPYVCAEWNYGGFPLWLHFIPGIEFRTDNEPFKVEMQRFTTKIVDLMKQESLFASEGGPIIFSQIENEYGNGDIEPYYGNRAKPYVDWAAGMATSLNTGVPWNMCQQKDAPDPIINTCNGFYCDQFTPNSDKKPKMWTENWTGWFLSFGGAVPTRPVEDVAFAVARFFQRGGTFQNYYMYHGGTNFGRTSGGPFIATSYDYDAPIDEYGLIRQPKWGHLKDLHKAIKLCEEAMIATDPTITSLGPNLEAGVYRTGSGLCSAFLANVGTQSDATVNFNGNSYKLPAWSVSILPDCKNVVFNTAKINSMRTLSRFISQSSEDVASFSGWSWVNEPVGISSQNAFMKLGLAEQINTTGDKSDYLWYSASIEIKGNEPFFQDGSQTVLHVQSLGHALYAFINKKLAGSVKGSSGNAKVALEVPISLVTGKNTIDLLSLTVGLQNYGAFFDLKGAGVTGPVQLKGLTNGSTTDLSSQQWTYQIGLKGEEIGLSNGGSSLWVSQPALPKNQPLIWYKTNFDAAGGNEPLALDLSSLGKGEAWVNGQSIGRYWPTNNAPNGGCVSSCNYRGSFNSNKCLKDCGKPSQLLYHVPRDWLKPSGNVLVLFEEMGGDPTQISFATRQIGSLCSRVSESHPVPIDIWTSDQEAAKKAGPTMLLECPSANQVISSIKFASFGTPGGTCGSFSHGKCSSKNAISIIQKACVGSRKCNIGVSIATFGDPCLGITKTLAVEASCT, encoded by the exons ATGAGAGGAACAATGGTGTTGTTCCTGTTCATGATTGTCTTTCTTTCCGCCGTTACGACGTCGTTCGCCGCCACTGTTACGTACGATCACCGCGCCTTAGTGATCGACGGCAAACGGAAAGTTTTGATTTCCGGTGCCATTCATTATCCTCGCAGCACTCCACAA ATGTGGCCGGACCTGATTCAGAAGTCGAAAGATGGAGGTTTGGATGCCATCGAAACATACGTCTTTTGGAATTTGCACGAACCGGTTCGAGGCCAG TATGACTTCGAAGGAAGGAAAGATTTGGTTAGCTTTATTAAATTGGTGAAGCAAGCTGGTCTCTACGTTGTTCTGAGAATTGGTCCTTATGTCTGTGCTGAGTGGAATTACGG AGGATTTCCACTTTGGTTGCATTTTATACCTGGGATTGAGTTCAGAACCGATAATGAGCCATTTAAG GTGGAAATGCAGCGATTTACAACCAAGATTGTGGACTTGATGAAACAAGAATCTCTATTTGCTTCCGAAGGCGGTCCAATAATCTTCTCTCAG ATTGAGAATGAATATGGCAATGGAGATATTGAACCATACTATGGGAACCGTGCCAAACCTTATGTTGATTGGGCTGCAGGAATGGCAACATCTCTGAATACGGGGGTACCCTGGAACATGTGCCAACAGAAGGATGCTCCTGATCCGATT ATTAACACGTGCAATGGATTCTACTGTGACCAATTTACTCCAAATTCTGACAAAAAACCAAAAATGTGGACCGAGAATTGGACTGGATG GTTCCTTTCATTTGGAGGGGCTGTGCCCACCAGACCTGTAGAGGATGTTGCTTTTGCTGTGGCAAGATTTTTCCAGCGAGGTGGAACCTTCCAGAACTATTATATG TATCATGGTGGAACTAACTTTGGCCGGACCAGTGGTGGACCATTTATTGCAACAAGCTATGATTATGATGCTCCAATAGATGAATATG GTCTCATAAGACAGCCAAAATGGGGGCACTTGAAAGATTTACATAAGGCCATAAAGCTTTGTGAAGAGGCAATGATAGCAACTGATCCAACTATTACTTCTCTTGGCCCAAATTTAGAG gCCGGTGTTTACAGAACAGGATCAGGGCTATGTTCTGCTTTTCTTGCCAATGTGGGTACCCAATCTGATGCTACTGTCAACTTCAATGGAAATTCCTATAAATTGCCTGCATGGTCTGTGAGCATCTTACCAGACTGCAAGAATGTGGTTTTCAACACTGCAAAG ATTAATTCTATGAGGACGCTTTCAAGATTTATTAGTCAGTCTTCAGAAGATGTGGCATCTTTCTCAGGTTGGAGTTGGGTTAATGAACCTGTGGGTATCTCAAGTCAGAATGCATTCATGAAGCTTGGTTTAGCAGAGCAAATAAATACCACTGGTGATAAAAGTGACTATCTCTGGTATTCTGCAAG TATCGAGATTAAAGGAAATGAGCCTTTCTTTCAAGATGGGTCCCAGACAGTTTTACATGTTCAATCACTCGGGCATGCTCTTTACGCTTTTATCAACAAAAAGCTTGCAG GAAGTGTGAAAGGCAGCAGTGGCAATGCTAAAGTTGCACTGGAAGTCCCCATCTCCCTCGTAACAGGAAAAAACACAATTGATCTCTTGAGTTTGACAGTGGGACTTCAG AACTATGGGGCATTCTTTGATCTAAAAGGAGCTGGGGTTACTGGCCCAGTGCAGTTAAAAGGTTTAACAAATGGCTCTACCACTGATCTCTCCTCACAGCAGTGGACTTATCAG ATTGGTTTGAAAGGGGAAGAGATAGGGTTATCAAACGGAGGCTCTTCACTGTGGGTATCACAGCCTGCTTTGCCTAAGAACCAGCCATTGATATGGTATAAG ACAAACTTTGATGCTGCTGGGGGCAATGAGCCTCTTGCTTTGGACCTCTCCAGCTTGGGAAAGGGTGAGGCATGGGTGAATGGACAAAGCATTGGCCGTTATTGGCCAACCAATAATGCTCCAAATGGAGGTTGTGTAAGCTCTTGCAACTATAGAGGATCTTTTAATTCTAACAAATGTCTCAAGGATTGTGGAAAACCATCCCAGCTTCT CTACCATGTACCTCGAGATTGGCTAAAACCGAGTGGAAACGTTCTGGTGCTGTTTGAGGAAATGGGAGGGGATCCAACACAGATATCTTTTGCAACGAGACAGATAGGAAGTCTATGCTCACGAGTTTCAGAGTCTCATCCAGTTCCAATAGACATATGGACTTCAGACCAAGAGGCAGCCAAAAAAGCAGGACCAACAATGTTGCTGGAGTGCCCTTCTGCTAATCAGGTCATTTCTTCAATCAAGTTTGCTAGTTTTGGAACTCCAGGGGGAACGTGTGGTAGTTTTAGCCATGGTAAATGCAGCAGCAAGAATGCTATATCCATCATACAGAAG GCTTGCGTTGGGTCAAGAAAATGCAACATTGGTGTCTCAATTGCTACATTTGGTGACCCTTGTCTAGGCATTACAAAGACTTTAGCTGTAGAAGCTTCTTGTACATGA
- the LOC113695455 gene encoding uncharacterized protein, with the protein MGGRRWLWCILVVSLLLFISLEAAIAEGEGGKGNNGGDHGDGGKGSNDQGQNTNDQGQNNNDQGENNNGQGQNHNNNNGNNNDHNGKNGGDGNDNSGKNGGQGSDNSGRGGGRNGDKNKGPPPPPSYPPPSLTPPSKLPPSQPPSLPLPPSQTPPSIPPPSNSPPSFPPPSQSPPSTSPPSTGDSTDYYEVSPTERTGQERFFCTATSACFWKILTCPSECPSRKPKDNKNKGCFVDCSSKCEASCKWRKPQCDGFGSLCYDPRFVGGDGMMFYFHGSKGSDFAIVSDDDLQINAHFIGTRPEGRTRDFTWVQALSIMFDTHTLVLAAKRVSRWDDKVDALIAKWDNEMINIPTDGEAEWKINTGNRVVVVERTDDHNTFRATVSGLVQVDVRVTPIGEQENKVHNYQIPSDDAFAHLETQFKFFKLSDSVEGVLGKSYQPGFVGPAKMGVAMPLMGGEDKYQTPSLTSPLCKLCRFQRPSISMVTAI; encoded by the exons ATGGGTGGTAGAAGATGGTTGTGGTGCATCCTAGTTGTTTCCCTCCTGCTATTCATCTCTTTAGAAGCTGCCATTGCTGAAGGCGAAGGTGGCAAAGGCAATAATGGAGGCGATCATGGCGATGGGGGCAAGGGCAGCAATGATCAGGGCCAAAACACCAATGATCAGGGCCAGAACAACAATGATCAAGGCGAGAACAATAATGGCCAGGGGCAGAACCACAACAACAATAATGGCAACAATAACGATCACAATGGCAAAAATGGTGGGGATGGCAATGATAACAGTGGAAAAAATGGTGGCCAGGGAAGTGATAACAGTGGAAGAGGTGGTGGCAGAAATGGTGACAAAAACAAGGGGCCACCACCTCCACCGTCATACCCGCCTCCATCTCTAACTCCGCCATCAAAATTGCCTCCATCCCAACCTCCGTCATTACCTCTACCTCCATCACAGACGCCTCCATCAATACCCCCACCATCCAATTCCCCTCCATCTTTTCCTCCCCCATCACAATCCCCTCCATCTACTTCTCCACCTTCAACAGGCGATTCCACTGACTACTATGAGGTGTCACCCACGGAAAGGACAGGACAAGAACGATTCTTCTGCACAGCAACGAGTGCATGCTTTTGGAAGATCCTCACTTGCCCATCTGAGTGCCCTTCTAGGAAGCCCAAGGACAATAAGAATAAAGGATGCTTCGTTGATTGCAGCAGCAAGTGCGAGGCCAGTTGCAAGT GGAGAAAACCTCAATGTGATGGGTTTGGCTCTTTATGCTATGATCCCCGGTTTGTTGGGGGTGATGGTATGATGTTTTACTTCCATGGATCAAAAGGAAGCGATTTCGCCATTGTCTCAGATGACGACCTCCAAATCAATGCTCACTTCATTGGAACTCGACCAGAGGGAAGGACCCGCGACTTCACTTGGGTTCAAGCTCTCTCAATAATGTTCGACACCCACACACTTGTCCTAGCTGCTAAGAGAGTCTCCAGATGGGATGACAAGGTTGATGCTCTGATTGCGAAGTGGGACAATGAGATGATTAACATCCCAACAGATGGAGAAGCTGAGTGGAAAATCAACACTGGAAATAGGGTTGTGGTTGTCGAAAGAACCGATGATCATAACACATTCAGGGCCACAGTCTCAGGACTGGTGCAGGTGGATGTCAGGGTGACCCCAATTGGTGAACAAGAAAACAAGGTTCACAATTACCAGATACCATCTGATGATGCATTTGCTCATTTGGAGACACAATTCAAGTTCTTCAAGCTTTCTGATTCTGTGGAGGGAGTTCTTGGGAAGAGTTACCAGCCAGGATTTGTAGGCCCAGCCAAGATGGGAGTGGCCATGCCACTGATGGGTGGGGAGGATAAATACCAGACTCCATCACTTACTTCACCGCTATGCAAATTATGCAGGTTCCAGAGGCCCTCCATCTCCATGGTTACTGCAATCTGa
- the LOC113708111 gene encoding probable pyridoxal 5'-phosphate synthase subunit PDX2: MVVGVLALQGSFNEHISALRRLGVKGVEIRKPEQLQDVTSLIIPGGESTTMAKLAEYHNLFPALREFVQMGKPVWGTCAGLIFLANKATGQKTGGQELVGGLDCTVHRNFFGSQIQSFEAELSIPEIAAKEGGPPIFRGVFIRAPGILDVGPGVEVLADIPVPFDKASSSDLGIQSPEENTHSEKKVIVAVRQGNLLATAFHPELTADGRWHTYFLKMAGEIGEGALCCRSTYVEDPSFSERDKSDLPIFQ; encoded by the exons ATGGTCGTGGGCGTTCTGGCTTTACAGGGATCTTTCAACGAACACATCTCGG CCCTGAGAAGACTGGGAGTGAAGGGAGTAGAGATAAGGAAACCAGAACAGCTGCAGGATGTCACCTCTCTCATCATTCCCGGCGGCGAGAGTACCACCATGGCCAAGTTAGCCGAGTACCACAACCTG TTTCCTGCTTTGCGCGAGTTTGTTCAAATGGGAAAGCCAGTTTGGGGGACGTGTGCTGGCCTAATCTTTTTGGCAAACAAAGCCACTG GGCAAAAAACTGGTGGGCAGGAACTTGTTGGAGGTCTTGATTGTACAGTCCACAGGAACTTCTTTGGCAGTCAG ATTCAAAGCTTTGAGGCTGAGCTTTCAATTCCGGAAATTGCAGCCAAAGAAGGTGGTCCCCCAATTTTTCGAGGTGTTTTTATTCGTGCTCCTGGAATTCTTGATGTGGGACCTGGAGTAGAAGTTCTGGCTGATATTCCTGTCCCGTTTGACAAAGCTTCTAGTTCGGACCTTGGCATTCAGAGCCCAGAG GAGAATACACATTCAGAAAAGAAAGTGATTGTTGCGGTGAGGCAGGGGAACTTGTTAGCAACTGCTTTTCACCCTGAACTGACTGCTGATGGTAGATG GCATACTTACTTCTTGAAGATGGCGGGTGAGATTGGAGAAGGGGCACTGTGCTGCCGCTCCACATATGTGGAGGATCCAAGCTTCTCTGAGCGAGATAAAAGTGATCTTCCAATCTTTCAATAG
- the LOC113708091 gene encoding serine/threonine-protein kinase GRIK2, with translation MFIKRDPLAEATEMGCCGCFGFSFAKKPKKVVRPRVFGNYTSEESLLDQEMEVEDGEFDNGDVTDTGNGDDSDLQSPVRRSEEILNYRLQNSLICREVPVKETHKLVRSEDENGNKMINEYVREYKIGSGSYGKVVLYHSSVDGKYYAIKAFHKSHLLKLRVGPFETAMSDVLREVLIMKTLNHPNIVNLVEVIDDPTTDHFYMVLEYVEGKWVFEGAGPPGGLGESTSRKYFRDIICGLMYLHAHNVVHGDIKPDNLLVTASGTVKIGDFSVSQVVEDDNDELRRSPGTPVFTAPECCLGSTYHGKAADTWAVGVTLYCMVLGRYPFLGDTLQDTYDKIVNNPLYLPDGMNPLLKDLIEGLLCKDPERRMTLEGVSEHAWVIGEGGPIPRYLCWCKRNSRSKEEVSNGSAVDLLA, from the exons ATGTTCATCAAGAGAGATCCTCTTGCAGAAGCAACGGAAATGGGTTGCTGTGGttgttttggtttttcttttgctaAAAAGCCGAAAAAAGTTGTGCGACCTAGAGTTTTTGGGAATTACACTTCAGAGGAATCCTTGTTGGATCAAGAGATGGAAGTGGAGGATGGTGAGTTTGATAATGGTGATGTAACTGATACTGGAAATGGGGATGATAGTGACTTGCAAAGTCCGGTCAGACGATCTGAGGAGATTCTCAATTATAGACTTCAAAATTCATTGATTTGCAGGGAAGTTCCAGTGAAGGAAACCCACAAACTTGTGCGGTCTGAA GATGAAAATGGGAACAAGATGATTAATGAATATGTTCGTGAATATAAGATTGGTTCTGGAAGCTATGGCAAAGTG GTTCTTTATCATAGCAGTGTTGATGGGAAATATTACGCGATAAAG GCTTTTCACAAGTCTCATTTGTTAAAGCTGAGGGTTGGACCTTTTGAGACTGCTATGAGTGATGTCCTTCGCGAG GTTTTGATAATGAAAACCTTGAACCATCCAAATATAGTGAATCTTGTTGAGGTGATTGATGACCCAACCACAGATCACTTCTACATGG TTCTGGAGTATGTGGAAGGCAAATGGGTCTTTGAAGGTGCTGGCCCACCTGGTGGTCTTGGAGAAAGTACCTCACGGAAGTATTTCCGAGATATAATTTGTGGTTTGATGTATCTTCATGCACAT AATGTAGTGCATGGTGATATTAAACCTGATAATCTCTTGGTCACTGCTTCTGGGACTGTGAAGATTGGTGATTTCAGTGTTAGTCAGGTTGTTGAG GATGATAATGATGAACTTCGCCGCTCTCCTGGGACTCCTGTTTTTACCGCACCAGAGTGCTGTTTAG GTTCAACCTATCATGGCAAAGCTGCTGACACGTGGGCAGTTGGGGTTACATTATATTGCATGGTGTTGGGAAGGTATCCATTTCTTGGGGACACCCTTCAGGACACGTATGATAAG ATCGTTAATAACCCCTTGTATCTCCCTGATGGAATGAATCCCCTGCTGAAGGACTTAATTGAGGGGCTTCTCTGCAAAG ACCCCGAACGGAGGATGACACTAGAGGGTGTTTCTGAGCATGCATGGGTGATTGGTGAAGGAGGGCCTATTCCTCGGTATTTATGTTGGTGCAAAAGGAACAGCAGATCAAAAGAAGAAGTCTCTAATGGGAGCGCAGTGGATCTTCTCGCTTGA